The nucleotide window TCCACTCCAAAAAAAACCGATTCTTTTTATCTTATCCGGAGGAGTAGGCACGAGCTTAATTGTAGGATTATTATTACTACGGTTATATTTAGGATGGTTCTATATTAGCGATCGCCTGAAAGCGGATAAAGTATTTTATGAAGAATCGGGATGGTATGATGGTCAAATATGGCAAAAAACCCCAGAAGTGCTAACCCGGGATCGCCTGATCCTCTCATATCAAGTAGAGCCAATTCTCAAGCGTCTCCAACAAACTGCCCTTGTTTTAGCTAGTCTAATCGGGAGTAGTAGCCTTTTGTGGTTTTGTCTGGAAAATACATAACCGTTAATATCCTTTCATTAAAAGTTCAAAATCGAATGACCAGGGGAAAAAGAACTCAAACACCCAAAATAGAAGTCCATTTACTTAGAGAAGGTATCATAGAATCGGTTCATTTAGCGGAAGCTGTGGTCTGTGATGATAAGGGGCGAATTTTATTAGTGGCGGGGAATGCAGAAACTACTGCTTTTATCCGTTCGTCCCTCAAACCCTTTCAAGCTTTAGCCGTCACATCCACCGGAACTTTAGAACGTTATGAGTTGACGGATAAAGATTTAGCCATTATTTGTAGTTCCCATCAAGGAACGATTGAACAAGCGCGACAAGTTTTTAACGTTCTCTGGCGTGCAGATATTGATTCAAGTGTTTTGCAATGTCCGATTCCAGAAGGCAAACAAAGCGCTTTACAGCACAACTGTTCCGGAAAACACGCCGGGATGTTAGCCGTTTGTCAGCAACGGAATTGGCCGCTGAATACCTATTTAAAACGCTCATCCCCGATACAACAGTTAATTTTAGGGAAAATTGCTGAATTATTAGGGATGCCAGGAGATGAATTAATCGGGGCTAGAGATGATTGTGGCGCTCCTACTTATTCTATGCAGTTAGCCCAAATGGCGCACTTGTATGCTCAATTATCTTCGGGTCAAAGTTTAGATATGGAGAGAATTGTCAGAGCAATGACTTATTATCCAGCGATGGTGGCTGGTGAGGGAGCATTTGATACGGAATTAATGCGTTTGAGTGAAGGACAAATTGTCAGTAAGTCCGGCGCAGAAGGCGTTCAATGTATTGGCCGTATTGGGGAAGGAATGGGATTAGCCATTAAGGTCAAAGATGGAGCAAAACGAGCTAAATATGCAGTGGCGATTCAATTACTGAAGCAAATGGGATGGATTACACCGACGGTTGCTGAAACTTTGTCGGAAACGTTTATGACTTTGAGTAAGTATAAACGGTTAGAAGTTATTGAAGAGTTATCAATGATTTAGCTTGAGGCAGTAACCTGATTTTTATGATTAATTTTTTTCAGGTTTTCTGCCTTAATTCTTCAATGAATTTTAACCGGCATGAGTAGGGCTAGTAATGTTTTAATCGTCTCCCACATTTTTGAGGTCTTCGTCGATTTCTGCCTCTTTTTTGGAACTTTTAGGCAGATTTTCTCGGACTTCTGAGGTTGATTCAGTAGAAGTCATAGAATTTTGCTGTTCAGAAGCATGAGAATAGTCACTGCTAGAATTTTTATCTTCAGGTAACATGGTTATTGATTTGATAGTTATGATTAATTTTTTCAGGTTTTCTGCCTTAATTTCTCAATCCCTTTTAACCGGCGTGAATATTAGCTGTAATGATTTGATCATCTGCCACAGTTTTTAGTCTATCATCAGGGTTAGCTTCATTATCGTTACTTTTAGGAAGATGATCATCAGGAAGCTCTTCCCTTTTTTCTGAACTTGAGGTTGTAGGATTCATAGAATTTGGCTGTTCAGAAGCATTAGAATAGTCGATTTTAGGATTTTTATTTTCAGGTAACATGATTATTTATTTCATAAATTTGCTTTCTAACACTTTCTAGTTCAACTCATTTATCCTAAAGTTACATCTTTCATAAGGGAGAAAAAATGTTTTAGCTACCTATAGGATTCGTTCGTCACTTCCTCCCGACTCCGCGCTAGTATCGGGCTTCTCCATATCACTAAGCTAAGACGCATTTAATTTTTATATTCTAATCGAGGAGAAATAAACCCTTAAAATAAAATAAAATCTTTCCCCGCGCCCCCTTTCCCACACCCTACTACAAAGAATAATTTAAATGGGTAACAGCTTATGAGGCTTTCCTGTTTCTACGGGAGGTTCTAGATGTCGGGGGGACATCCCCGCTAACCTCTAAATTCATCTTAAGCAACTCAAATAAGGTGGGAAAACCCCACCCTAAAATCAGTTCACGGATTTAAGTATTAGTAATCAAAATCGCCACCAGCACCAGCACCAGCAGGAGATTTTTCTTTCTCAGGCTTATCAACAACAATACACTCAGTTGTTAACACCATTCCTGCGATAGAAGCGGCATTTTGTAAAGCAGAACGAGTTACTTTAGCGGGGTCAACAATACCTGCTGCCAACATATCAGTAAAGGTATCGTTAGCCGCATCATAACCGACGCTAAACTCTTTCTCTTTCACCCGTTCAGCGACAACAGCGCCGTTTTGACCGGCATTTTCAGCAATCCGCTTTAAGGGAGCAGTCAAAGCACGAGATACAATTAAAGCACCGGTTAACTCTTCATTCTTGAGGTTACCTTTAGCCCACTCTTCGAGGACAGGGGTTAAATGAGCTAGAGTTGTGCCACCACCGGGAACAATCCCTTCTTCAACCGCCGCCTTAGTAGCGTTGATTGCGTCTTCTAAACGGAGTTTGCGGTCTTTCATTTCGGTTTCGGTAGCAGCACCCACTTTGATTACTGCAACCCCACCGGACAACTTAGCGAGACGTTCTTGTAATTTTTCTTTATCGTAAGAAGACTCAGTTTCTTCGATTTGGCGGCGAATTTGCTCACAACGAGCTTTAACCGCAGCTTCATTACCTTCAGCAACAATGGTGGTGTTATCTTTGGTGATGGTGATACGACGGGCTGAACCAAGCATTTCTAGCTTAGTATTTTCTAATTTTAACCCTGCATCTTCGCTAATCACTTGACCACCAGTTAGAACCGCAATATCTTCTAACATTTGCTTACGGCGATCGCCAAAACCAGGCGCTTTAACCGCAGCAACATTTAAGACACCGCGCAGACGGTTAACCACTAAAGTAGCGAGAGCTTCTTTTTCGATATCTTCAGCGAGGATTAATAACGGTTTGCCAGCACGAGCAACCTGTTCTAAAACAGGAACTAAATCTTGAACGAGGGCAATTTTCTTATCGGTGAGCAGGATAGCGGGATCATCGAAAACGCACTCCATGCGCTCTGTATCGGTGACAAAGTAGGGAGAGATATAACCCTTGTCAAAGCGCATCCCTTCGGTGATTTCCAGTTCGGTAGTCATTGATTTCCCTTCTTCAAGAGAAATAACCCCTTCTTTACCGACTTTATCCATCGCCTCAGCGATCATGTTACCGACTTCTTCGTCGTTACCGGCAGAAATTGCACCGACTTGAGAGATCGCTTTAGAATCTTCTACAGGTTTGGCGTGTTCAGCAATTTTAGCGACTAAATATTCAATTGCTTTATCGATCCCACGTTTGATAGAAATGGGGTTAGCACCAGCAGCAACGTTACGTAACCCTTCTTTAACCATTGCGTGAGCGAGGACGGTTGCAGTGGTTGTTCCGTCTCCAGCTACGTCATTGGTCTTAGAAGCGGCTTGACGAATCAAGGAAACGCCGGTATTCTCAATGTGATCTTCTAATTCAATTTCTTTGGCAATGGTGATCCCGTCGTTGATGATTTGCGGGGCACCAAATTTCTTTTCTAATACTACGTTACGTCCTTTAGGCCCAAGGGTAACGGCTACAGATTCAGCGAGGATATCCATTCCTCTTTCGAGAGCGCGGCGTGCTTCGTCGTTGTAAATGATAGATTTAGCCATAGGTGTTTCTCTTGCTCAGTTAATGCTAACAGTTGTGAACAGCTTAAGATTTTTAGAAGATTAAAGAGTTTTGGAGTTGTTAAGGTTCAACCAACCCCATACAGCAGATGATGAATAATAATTACGCAACACCAGCTAAGATATCTTTTTCAGATAAGAGTACGTAATCTTCTCCGCCCAATTTGATGTCAGTGCCGGCATACTTAGAGTAAAGCACTTTGTCACCTACTTTAACTTCTATGGGAGAGCGACTTCCGTCATCATTGCGTTTGCCAGGCCCAACAGCAACCACTTCACCGAGTTGGGGTTTTTCCTTCGCGGTGTCAGGTAAAAGAATTCCACCTGCGGTTTTTTCTTCGGATGGGCTAACTTTGACAAAAACGCGATCGCCTAGGGGTTTAACGGTAGATACGTTAATGCTAATAGCTGCCATGAATTGTCCTCCGGATTACTTAACTAATGTCTGAGTTGTTTGGTTTAATGTTTGAGTTAGCACTCTCACCTACCGAGTGCTAATGTAGCGAAAGTCGGGCAGTCATTGCAATACCTGTAACAGTACGGTTTCCCGAACTAAGGGACAAGATTAACCGAATTTTGCCTAAATTCTCGCTATCATGGGGGTGGGAAAGAAGTTGTTAAAACTTTACGTCAGTACAAATAATCATGGCTGAGATCGATCGTC belongs to Gloeothece citriformis PCC 7424 and includes:
- a CDS encoding CGLD27 family protein, with the protein product MKGSYREICPVPFEQQPLNEYEQLKESWFFRWATLEPVIYRKKLAWVWIWSWILVGPIAAYSFPLQKKPILFILSGGVGTSLIVGLLLLRLYLGWFYISDRLKADKVFYEESGWYDGQIWQKTPEVLTRDRLILSYQVEPILKRLQQTALVLASLIGSSSLLWFCLENT
- a CDS encoding asparaginase, with the protein product MTRGKRTQTPKIEVHLLREGIIESVHLAEAVVCDDKGRILLVAGNAETTAFIRSSLKPFQALAVTSTGTLERYELTDKDLAIICSSHQGTIEQARQVFNVLWRADIDSSVLQCPIPEGKQSALQHNCSGKHAGMLAVCQQRNWPLNTYLKRSSPIQQLILGKIAELLGMPGDELIGARDDCGAPTYSMQLAQMAHLYAQLSSGQSLDMERIVRAMTYYPAMVAGEGAFDTELMRLSEGQIVSKSGAEGVQCIGRIGEGMGLAIKVKDGAKRAKYAVAIQLLKQMGWITPTVAETLSETFMTLSKYKRLEVIEELSMI
- the groL gene encoding chaperonin GroEL (60 kDa chaperone family; promotes refolding of misfolded polypeptides especially under stressful conditions; forms two stacked rings of heptamers to form a barrel-shaped 14mer; ends can be capped by GroES; misfolded proteins enter the barrel where they are refolded when GroES binds), whose product is MAKSIIYNDEARRALERGMDILAESVAVTLGPKGRNVVLEKKFGAPQIINDGITIAKEIELEDHIENTGVSLIRQAASKTNDVAGDGTTTATVLAHAMVKEGLRNVAAGANPISIKRGIDKAIEYLVAKIAEHAKPVEDSKAISQVGAISAGNDEEVGNMIAEAMDKVGKEGVISLEEGKSMTTELEITEGMRFDKGYISPYFVTDTERMECVFDDPAILLTDKKIALVQDLVPVLEQVARAGKPLLILAEDIEKEALATLVVNRLRGVLNVAAVKAPGFGDRRKQMLEDIAVLTGGQVISEDAGLKLENTKLEMLGSARRITITKDNTTIVAEGNEAAVKARCEQIRRQIEETESSYDKEKLQERLAKLSGGVAVIKVGAATETEMKDRKLRLEDAINATKAAVEEGIVPGGGTTLAHLTPVLEEWAKGNLKNEELTGALIVSRALTAPLKRIAENAGQNGAVVAERVKEKEFSVGYDAANDTFTDMLAAGIVDPAKVTRSALQNAASIAGMVLTTECIVVDKPEKEKSPAGAGAGGDFDY
- the groES gene encoding co-chaperone GroES, whose product is MAAISINVSTVKPLGDRVFVKVSPSEEKTAGGILLPDTAKEKPQLGEVVAVGPGKRNDDGSRSPIEVKVGDKVLYSKYAGTDIKLGGEDYVLLSEKDILAGVA